Proteins from a single region of Hordeum vulgare subsp. vulgare chromosome 6H, MorexV3_pseudomolecules_assembly, whole genome shotgun sequence:
- the LOC123403444 gene encoding thionin BTH7, which yields MATNKSIKSVVICVLILGLVLEQVQVEGKSCCKNTTGRNCYNACRFAGGSRPVCATACGCKIISGPTCPRDYPKLNLLPESGEPNATEYCTIGCRTSVCDNMDNVSRGQEMKFDMGLCSNACARFCNDGEVIQSVEA from the exons ATGGCAACCAACAAGAGTATTAAGAGCGTGGTTATTTGTGTTCTCATATTGGGTTTAGTTCTGGAGCAGGTCCAAGTAGAAGGCAAGAGTTGCTGCAAGAACACGACGGGCAGAAACTGCTACAACGCCTGCCGTTTCGCCGGTGGTTCCCGACCAGTCTGCGCAACTGCTTGTGGTTGTAAAATCATAAGCGGCCCAACATGTCCTAGGGACTATCCTAAGCTGAATCTTCTCCCTGAATCCG GTGAACCAAATGCGACTGAGTACTGCACAATTGGATGCAGGACTTCCGTTTGTGACAACATGGACAATG TTTCCCGTGGCCAAGAGATGAAATTCGACATGGGACTCTGCAGCAACGCATGTGCCCGTTTCTGTAATGATGGTGAAGTCATTCAGTCTGTTGAAGCCTAA